The genomic window CGGGTGCTGTCGCCGTAATAGGCGATGGCAAACAGCAGGCCTACATACGCCAGTGAAATCAGTATTATCGTCCAGCCGGAAAACATAGGCGCCGCTGTCTCAGTGTTGATCTTTACAGTCTCTGCTTATTTGCAGAACTTTGCCGTACGACTATTGTATAACCTGTTGCCTTGCACCGGGATCGCTAAATGTATTTCTGAGCGAAACGCCCGTATGGCGGGTGCTGCAGTCATTCTTGCTGCTGTAGCTGCGCTGTTTCAGGGCCGACTTGGACTAAAGTCGGGGATTTTTAATCCATAGCGCTCTGCTAGATTGAATCTGTCCTGATTTTAATTAATCCTGCTAACAACAATAAAGGAATGGTGCTATGTCCCTGAGTCCTGAAAAAGCCCTTGCCTACTGGCGCGCGAACCTGCGCATCATCTGGACCTATCTTGCGATCTGGTTCATCGCCTCCTACGGTTGCGGCATTCTGTTTGTTGACCAGCTTGATGCCATTCAATTCTTCGGTTTCCCGCTGGGATTCTGGTTTGCGCAACAAGGCTCTATCTTTATTTTCGTCATCCTGATCTGGGCCTATGTGTTCAGTACCAACAAGCTTGACGAACAATATGACGTTCACGAATAACAACGATAAAAGACACTAGAAGGGCGGCATTATTATGAGTCTCGACTTACTCACATACCTTTTTATCGGGGGATCCTTTGCGCTCTATATCGGTATCGCGATATGGGCCAGGGCCGGATCGACCAAAGAGTTTTACGTGGCAGGCGGCGGTGTTCACCCGATTGCCAATGGCATGGCCACGGCGGCGGACTGGATGTCTGCAGCCTCCTTTATTTCTCTGGCCGGGATTATTTCCTTCGTTGGCCGTGATGGTTCTGCCTATTTGATGGGCTGGACCGGCGGTTACGTAATGCTGGCCATGCTGCTGGCGCCCTACCTGCGCAAGTTCGGCAAGTTTACCGTGCCGGATTTTGTCGGTGACCGCTATTACAGCAGCACGGCGCGCATGATTGCTGTGCTCTGTACCATCGTCATTTCCTTTACCTATGTGGCGGGACAGATGCGTGGTGTGGGTATCGTGTTCTCCCGCTACCTGCATGTGGATGTTAATACAGGCGTACTGCTGGGCATGGCCATCGTATTCTTCTATGCGGTGCTGGGCGGCATGAAAGGTATTACCTACACCCAGGTGGCACAGTACTGCGTGCTGATCCTGGCGTTTACGGTGCCAGCCTTCTTCCTGTCGGCACAGATTACCGGTCATTTCCTGCCCCAGATTGGTCTGGGTGCAACCCTGGGGACGGGTCAGTCGGTACTGGCAACGCTGGATTCGCTGTCGGTGGAACTTGGCTTCAAGGCCTATACGGATGGCAGCAAGTCGACCATCGATATGGTGTTCTTTACCGTTGCGCTGATGGCGGGCACCGCGGGCCTGCCCCACGTCATAGTGCGCTTCTTCACCGTGCCGCGAGTGAAGGATGCCCGTACCTCTGCCGGTTGGGCGCTGATCTTTATCGCCATTCTGTATACCTCTATCCCGGGTGTGGCAGGCTTTGGCCGCGTGAACCTGATCAATACGATTAATGGCGCCGACAATGCCGGTACAACCTATACGGAAATGCCGAGCTGGTTCAAGAACTGGGAAACCTCGGGCCTGATCGGCTGGTACGATCATAACGGTGACGGCAAGGTGCAGTATGCGGCGGGTGATGCCTTTGAAGGCAGCAAGCCCAACTTCACAGACGGTGCCGGCGAGTTTGGTCAGCGTATGGTCAGCAACCCGAAAATGGAGCCTGCGGCGGTCAATGGCGCGCCTTTTGCCAACGAAGTTTATGTCGACCGTGACATCATGGTGCTGGCGAACCCCGAGATTGCCAATCTTCCGGCCTGGGTCATAGCGCTGGTGGCAGCCGGTGCGGTGGCGGCGGCGCTGTCGACGGCGGCAGGTCTGCTGCTGGTTATCTCGACGGCGATCGCCCATGACATGATGAAGAAAACCATTAATCCGAACATAACCGACAAGCAGGAGTTGTTGTACGCCCGACTTGCCGCTATCGTGGCGATCTGTATCGCCGGCTACTTCGGGATCAACCCGCCGGGCTTTGTGGCCCAGGTGGTGGCGCTGGCCTTCGGTCTGGCCTGTGCTTCGGTGTTCCCGGTGCTGCTGATGGGTATCTTCAGCAAGCGCATGAATACTGAGGGTGCTGTGACCGGGATGCTGATGGGTCTGGTATCGACCATGGCATACATCATCTACTTCAAGTTCATGGGTGGCAGCCCGGATGACTACTTCTTCGGTATCTCTCCGGAAGGTTTCGGTACTGTCGGCATGATCCTGAACTTTGCCTCTGCGTTCCTGGTGTCGTCGATGACGCCCGCGCCTTCGGCTGAAATCCAGGCGATTGTCGAGAACATCCGCATTCCTCGCGGAGCGGGTGAAGCGCACGCGCACTAACCGATCTGAGCTATTAACCCGGCGGGTTAATATATGAAGCAGGGACGCTTCATCATTGGCCGTAGGCCAATGCGAACGCCAGCAAAACCAGCATGTCCACGCACCTGCGCCCGTTTTGATGGCGTGATGGACAAATAGGGAGGGAATCTATTTGTCCGCCAGGTTAATAGTAGGGACAAAGGCACACCGGCTTATGCGGGTGTGCCTTTTTGCTTTCAGGGGGTTGTCATGAGCAGCCGGCAGGCTGCCTGGCAATGTCAGACAGGAGTACGTATGTCTTCGACATTCAATATCAGCAATTTGCCCTTCAGTTTGCTCAGTGAGGCTGAGCAGGCGCTGCTGCTGCAGAGCCTGGATATCGCCTACTACCAGCAGGGCGAAACCATAGTCGTGGCCGGCGGCGAGTCCGAGGGGGTCTATATCATCCTCAAGGGCTGTGTCAGCGAGAGCGAAGAGCGCCGCGCCGATGGTAGCGACGTGCCCGAGCAGGTGTTCGTGCACTATCAGGCGGATGACTACTTTGGCGGCTGGTCGGCCATCCGTGGTCGTGCTATTCACAATTTTGTCGCGGTGGAAGAAACCATCTGCCACATACTGCCGACGCGGGTGCTGCTGGAACTTGTGTCCGGCAATTCGCTCTTTGCGGACTATTTCGCGCAGAATCTGGCGGTCAAATCCGAGATAGTGGCGCAGCATGATCAGGATCAGGACATGGCCGAGTTCATGCTGGCCAAGGTCAGCAGCGGCCTGGTGCAGGAGCCGCTGATCGTCGACGAAGGTACCAGCATTAGCGAGGCCACTGTGCTGATGCGCACCCACAAGGCCGATTGCGTGCTGGTGCGAAAGGGTAATCGCTACGGCATGATCACCAAGACGGACCTGCTGGAAGCGCTGGTTCTCGATAGCCTGCCGCAGAGTACTGATATCGCACAGATAGCCCACTATCGTCTGATCTCGGTAAGCCCCGATGATTACCTGTTCAATGCCCTGGTGATCATGACGCAGCAGCATATTGAACGCCTGGTGGTCATGCGCCAGCAGACCCTGGTGGGCATAGTCGCGCTGACCGATATTCTGAGTTATTTCTCCAGCCACTCCCATGTAATAGGTCTTCGTATTGAGCGCGCCCGCAGCGAAGAGGAGCTGCAGGATGCGGCGCAGCGCCTGAACAGCCTGATCAAGTCGCTGGTGTCCCACGGCGTCAAGGTGCGCTTTACCATGGACCTGCTGGCGGCCATGAACGGTCGTATCATGGCCAAGCTGTTTGATCTGATGATTCCGGCGGACATGCAGCCCCACGTCTGTCTGGTGGTGATGGGCTCCGAGGGGCGGGGTGAACAGATTCTCAAGACCGACCAGGACAACGCCGTCATCTACCGCGATGGCCTGAGCTGGCCCGATATGCAACAGACGCTGCAGCGCTTCAGCGCCCGGCTGATCGAGTTCGGCTTTCCGCCGTGCCCCGGCAATATCATGGTATCGAACCCTGCCTGGGTAAATTCGCTGGGGGACTGGACGCAAAACCTGAGTGACTGGGCCCAGTCCTGCGAAGGCGATGCCGTGATGAACCTGGCTATTGCCGTGGACGCCAAACCCGTGGCGGGCAATCCTGCGCTCTTCAAGGCCGGGCGTAACTGGTTTTTGCGTCACCTGCGCAATAACGACCTATTCTTTTCTCACTTCACCCGCGCAGCGCTGGCGTTCGACACACCCCTGACGTTTTTTGGCAGCCTGCGGGACAAGGCTCAGCTGGATATCAAGAAAGGTGGCATTTTCCCTGTGGTACACGGCATCCGTGCCATGGCGCTGGAATATCGGGTACTGGCCACTAATACGTTCAGCCGTATTGATGCACTGGTGGAGCTGGGGCAGCTGCAGGCCGAACAGGGTGCGGAGCTGGCTGAGGCGCTAGCGCTCTTTATACAGCTGCGCCTGCGTCAGCAGATGCGCAGGCTCGAGGCCAGTGACGACGGCCAGGATCCAACGCCCAACCTGATCGAGTTGCCGCTGCTGAACAAGATGGAGCGGGATCTGCTGCGTGATGCGCTGCATATCGTCAAAAGCTTCAAGAAACATCTGACATTGCGTTATCGCCTGGAGGGCTGATGTACATTCCCAGAACCCTGCGCCGACTCAAGGACCGGCTCGAGCATCGCCGTGGCATCCACGGTGCTCTGTTCGAACCGTATCGGGGGGATGAGGTGGTGTCGCTGGATTGTGAAACCACCAGTCTCAATGTGGCCGAGGCGGAGATTCTCTCGATCGCCGCGGTGCGGGTACGCGGCACCCGGGTGCTGACCAGCGAGCGGCTCGACATTCGCCTCAAGCCGCCGGCGAGTCTTGGCGCCGATTCAATCAAGATCCACAAGCTGCGTGCCACGGATCTGGCAGATGGCATCGAGATCGACGAGGCGCTACGGCTGGTACTGGAGTTTGTCGGCAACAGACCGATTCTGGGCTACTACGTCAGCTTCGATGTGCGCATGCTCGACAAGTATCTGCGCCCGCGTTACGGCTTTGGTCTGCCCAACAAGACCATCGAGCTATCCCATGTCTATCACGACATCATCAAGTGGAAATCCATTGGCGGCACAGTGGATCTGCGTTTTGACACTCTGGCCTCCCGCCTGGACGTGCCTATCATCGAACGTCATACGGCCCTCGGGGATGCCATCACAGTGGCGCTGATGTATGTGCGCCTCAAGCACGGCGAAGCCCCCAGTGCCAGCCACTGAAATTGAATGATTTATGGCGGCTCTGGCGGGTTTGTAGCGTGCCGTCAATTTTAAATCATGCTATTGGCGTGGTATTTGCTTTATTCCCTGTCGATAACTAACTTATTGACGTTCTGGTGACAGCATTTTGTCGCATTTGCCCCCTGGCTGGCTTGCTGTGGTGGAAAAGCGACATATAATGTCAAAATGCTGCCAGGTTGGTCGGGGGAGACAGCAATGGTTGAACGCGCCGATATCAATAGCGTACTGATGCAGATGCGAGCAATGCAGGCTCAGGCACAGCAAGGGGTCTCGCCGATTCAGGCGCCGGGTGTACAGCAGGGTCCGGAAGGTGTGGATCGCACCGGTTTCGGTGAGTTGCTGAAGAGTGCCGTCGACAATGTGAACGGCTTACAGGGAGATGCCAAAAAATTGGCAGTATCCTACGAGCAGGGCGATCCTGCGGTAGACCTTCCCCAGGTCATGATCAGCATGGAAAAGGCGTCGGTTTCATTCGAGGCCATGACTCAGGTGCGTAACCGGCTGGTTTCGGCCTATGAAGACATTATGAAGATGCCGATGTAATACGGGATCCAACAGGAATCAGGGCGGCTTCACTTGAATGGATAATACCCCGGCGCAACTCGAAGGCGGCAAGCGTGGTCTGATGGCCGGCTTCAGCAGTCTCAGCATTCTTCGGCAGATAGGCCTGATGGTGGGCCTGGCTGCCAGTGTTGCTATCGGTTTCGCCGTGGTGCTCTGGTCGCAACAGCCCGATTATCGGGTACTCTTTTCCAACCTGTCCTTTGCCGACGCCAATCAGGTGATCGAGCAGCTGCGCCTGTACAACACCCCCTACAAGTTCGATGCCGACGGCCGCGCCATACTGGTGCCGCAGGAACATGTGCATCAGGCCCGCCTGAAACTGGCCGCCGAGGGCTTTACCGCGGACAAGAGCGTGGGCTTTGAGCTGCTGGATCAGGAACAGACCCTGGGCACCAGCCAGTTTATGGAAAACGCCCGCTACCGCCGCGGCCTGGAAGGTGAGCTGTCCCGCACCATTGCCAGCCTGGTCGCCATTCGCAGCGCCAGGGTGCATCTGG from Marinobacterium aestuarii includes these protein-coding regions:
- a CDS encoding 3'-5' exonuclease, which encodes MYIPRTLRRLKDRLEHRRGIHGALFEPYRGDEVVSLDCETTSLNVAEAEILSIAAVRVRGTRVLTSERLDIRLKPPASLGADSIKIHKLRATDLADGIEIDEALRLVLEFVGNRPILGYYVSFDVRMLDKYLRPRYGFGLPNKTIELSHVYHDIIKWKSIGGTVDLRFDTLASRLDVPIIERHTALGDAITVALMYVRLKHGEAPSASH
- a CDS encoding DUF4212 domain-containing protein, whose amino-acid sequence is MSLSPEKALAYWRANLRIIWTYLAIWFIASYGCGILFVDQLDAIQFFGFPLGFWFAQQGSIFIFVILIWAYVFSTNKLDEQYDVHE
- the fliE gene encoding flagellar hook-basal body complex protein FliE → MVERADINSVLMQMRAMQAQAQQGVSPIQAPGVQQGPEGVDRTGFGELLKSAVDNVNGLQGDAKKLAVSYEQGDPAVDLPQVMISMEKASVSFEAMTQVRNRLVSAYEDIMKMPM
- a CDS encoding DUF294 nucleotidyltransferase-like domain-containing protein is translated as MSSTFNISNLPFSLLSEAEQALLLQSLDIAYYQQGETIVVAGGESEGVYIILKGCVSESEERRADGSDVPEQVFVHYQADDYFGGWSAIRGRAIHNFVAVEETICHILPTRVLLELVSGNSLFADYFAQNLAVKSEIVAQHDQDQDMAEFMLAKVSSGLVQEPLIVDEGTSISEATVLMRTHKADCVLVRKGNRYGMITKTDLLEALVLDSLPQSTDIAQIAHYRLISVSPDDYLFNALVIMTQQHIERLVVMRQQTLVGIVALTDILSYFSSHSHVIGLRIERARSEEELQDAAQRLNSLIKSLVSHGVKVRFTMDLLAAMNGRIMAKLFDLMIPADMQPHVCLVVMGSEGRGEQILKTDQDNAVIYRDGLSWPDMQQTLQRFSARLIEFGFPPCPGNIMVSNPAWVNSLGDWTQNLSDWAQSCEGDAVMNLAIAVDAKPVAGNPALFKAGRNWFLRHLRNNDLFFSHFTRAALAFDTPLTFFGSLRDKAQLDIKKGGIFPVVHGIRAMALEYRVLATNTFSRIDALVELGQLQAEQGAELAEALALFIQLRLRQQMRRLEASDDGQDPTPNLIELPLLNKMERDLLRDALHIVKSFKKHLTLRYRLEG
- a CDS encoding sodium:solute symporter family protein gives rise to the protein MSLDLLTYLFIGGSFALYIGIAIWARAGSTKEFYVAGGGVHPIANGMATAADWMSAASFISLAGIISFVGRDGSAYLMGWTGGYVMLAMLLAPYLRKFGKFTVPDFVGDRYYSSTARMIAVLCTIVISFTYVAGQMRGVGIVFSRYLHVDVNTGVLLGMAIVFFYAVLGGMKGITYTQVAQYCVLILAFTVPAFFLSAQITGHFLPQIGLGATLGTGQSVLATLDSLSVELGFKAYTDGSKSTIDMVFFTVALMAGTAGLPHVIVRFFTVPRVKDARTSAGWALIFIAILYTSIPGVAGFGRVNLINTINGADNAGTTYTEMPSWFKNWETSGLIGWYDHNGDGKVQYAAGDAFEGSKPNFTDGAGEFGQRMVSNPKMEPAAVNGAPFANEVYVDRDIMVLANPEIANLPAWVIALVAAGAVAAALSTAAGLLLVISTAIAHDMMKKTINPNITDKQELLYARLAAIVAICIAGYFGINPPGFVAQVVALAFGLACASVFPVLLMGIFSKRMNTEGAVTGMLMGLVSTMAYIIYFKFMGGSPDDYFFGISPEGFGTVGMILNFASAFLVSSMTPAPSAEIQAIVENIRIPRGAGEAHAH